The Natrinema caseinilyticum genomic sequence GGTTTCCCGTCGATATTGTCTCGGTGGAATCGAAGCCAAACGAGACGAAAAATTTTCATATCTGCCGGTGGACAACGAAATGCGAACGAAAAATCGCCGTACTCGAGCCGACTCACGAAAGATAATATGGCAATAAAAACATGTACGAATGATGTGTAAGTGAGACGGATAGTACTCGTCGGACATACGTTTTTGTACGTCCAGCGGCCAGTGAATAGTATGGACACGAAGACGCTCCGACGGGCGCTCGAGGACGCCGGGTTGACCGGCCAGCAGGCGGACGCGTATCTGGCGCTCCTCGAGTCGGGCCCAGCGCCCGTCGTCGAAATCGCCCAGCGATCGTCAGTATCGTCCTCGCGGATCTACGACATCGTCCGCTCGCTGGAGGAAAAAGAGTTCGTCGAGACGCTCGAACGCGACCGGCTCCACGCACGGCCGCGCGAACCAGTCGACGTCCTCAATCGACTCCGCCAAAAGAGCGAGATGTTCGCGGACGCAGCCGGCGAAATCGAAGACCGCTGGGAGCGTCCGGATCCGCGAGAGTCGCGAATTAGCGTCCTCAAACGCGCCGAGACTGTACTCAGGAGTGCCGCGGACGCGATCGCCGAATCGAACGTTTCCGTCGCGCTGGCCGTTACGCCAGCCCAACTCGAGGAGTTGCGGCCGACGATCGAAACCGCCGCCGGAAACGGCGTGTTGATCCAGATCGCGGTCTACGACGACGGCACCGCCGACATCCCCGAAATCGAGGGCGTCCTCGAGATTCGAAGCTGTCCGCTTCCCGGGCCGTTTCTGGGAATCGTCGACCGACGGTACGCGTTCTTCGAGCCGAACGTCCGCAGCGATCGCGCGTACGGGATCATGATCGGCGACGAAATCCTCTCGTTCATCATGCACTGGTACTTCTGGACGTGCCTGTGGGTGCGCAACGAACGGGTCCAGTTCGACAGAGCGCAGCCACCGACGTACGTCAGCATCGAGGGGTTCGTCCACGATGCCGCGTCGCTGCTCCACGACGACGTGACGATGACGCTGCAGGTACTCGGGCGCCGGATCGAAACCGGCGACCGGGTCGATATTCGCGGCAACCTCGTTCGGGCCACCTGTGGTGGCCACCGCGAGATCCCGCAACATCCGTCGTATGCGGATCTCGCCGGTCAGGTGACCCTCTTTCTCGAGACCGAAGACGGCATCGTCTCGGTCGGCGCCTGGGGTGCGTCCTTCGAGGATATCGAAGCGGAGACCATTCGGGTTGACGGGATCGACTTTCCCGAACTGTGAGCCCTTTGCTGGTCGACCAGTCACGTCGCGCGTGCTTCGGCCCGCTTCGTTTTACAACCATATCGTTGTAAATCGCTGCATTCCGGGAGTGGGTCGGGCGACGCGAGTGCCGATGCGACCATCGAATTGGCGCTCCGGACGTGTCGTCGTCCCGTCCCCGGCGAGAGCGGCGCTTCCGCTCTTTACGATCTCTCTCGGTGTCGCTCTCCTCGCGGTGTTCCCCGAACAATATAATCGAATACCAAATGGGTCCTAGTAAGTATATTATTTATATCATAACGCTATTGGTTTTATCTTCGACTGACCCGGGTCCTGCTCGGCAGTCTCACCCCGAACTGAATCGCTCTCCCGGGCCGCAATATGTCGATTCCGTTCGAGATACCTTCGGCAACAGTATCGACGTTCGCGTCGTCCTGCCGCTCCAATACCCGACACTGGGAGTGATACCGAATTCGACCGAGGAGGGTGTGAGTGGGTCCGTAGCTGGTAATCTCTCTTTCGATCGCCTCTCGCTGCACTCCGTCGTCACGGCCGGTATTGTCTGATAAATCCATATGTAATGTTCCATTCACATCTATCTCGCCGTCGGCTGTGAGACTGTACAAACCGGTGGAAAGCCGCGTGATGATCACTGCGGGGCGTCGACCGAATCCGTACGCCGCGTTTCGCGAAAGTCCCGAGGAAAGGAAGCTCCCGCAGGGACCACTACCACAGCAGAAACAGCCTCCGTTCGGGAGTTCCTTCCTGAGCTGCGTTCTCCCGGTCCCGGATAACTCGCGTGTCGAACGCGATAGGAATTTAGAGGTTCTGAGAGAGTTGATTGAGGCCGATGGCGAGGCTCGCGCCGATCACGATAATCACCGCCGCCCCGATCATCACGGTCGAGACGACGCTCACCAGTGGATCGAGTATCTCCCGGAGCGAAATATACGCGAGGACGGGAACAGTGCGAGTACTGAATCCCGACAGGAACAGCGCCATAATGAATTCCTGCAGACTGATAATGAAGGCGATCAGCATCGACGCGAATATTCCGTTTCGGACGCCCGGGAGAACGACCTCCCAGAAGGCGCGGATCGGAGATGCACCGAGATCGAGTCCCGCATCGCGGAGACTCCAGTCGAAGCGAGCGAAGACCGATTGCATGATGAAGAAGACGAGCGGTGTCGCCCAGAGGGAATGCGCCAGAATGATCCCGATATAACTCTGCTGAATACCAAGCTCGCTGTAGAACGTAAGCAGGGTGACTGCGGTCACCACTGCTGGTATTAGCAACGGAAGTAAGACGAGCGGGACGAGGTACGTCGATAGTTTCCCTCTCGAGCCTTCCACACCCAGTGCGGCGAGTACACCGAGCGTCGTCGAGAGTACCATCGTTCCGGTCGACGTGATGAGGCTATTTTTCATGGCTGCGATCCACTGGTCGCTGTCGAGGAAGTTCTGATACCACTGCAGTGAGATCTCTTTCGGCGGGAACGAGAGATAGCTCGACTCGGTAATCGACGTGCTGATTATGATGACGAGGGGGAGGAGCAACATCACGACCAGCGAGATGTATCCGACGCGGAAGGCGGCCGTCTCGAGTCGTTCACGCTCAAACATAGTCCGTTTCACCTCCTCGACTGTCGAGGAACGCGAACAGCCCGACGATGCTTACGAGGACGACGAGTAACATTATCAGGGACAACGCTGCTGCGGCGGGCCAATTGAACTCGCTCAGCATGAGCGATTCCACCTCCAGTGCGAACGTCGTCTGACGAGCCGTCCCGAGAATCGACGGGGCGGAGTACGCTCCGACACCCCACGCGAACGAGATGACGGACGCAACGGCGATCCCGGGAACGATCTCCGGGAGAACGACTTCGTAGAACGACCGGACGCGGTTCGCCCCCAGGTCGCGTGCCGCCTCGACGATTTCCCATTCCATCGTCGAGAGAACACTGTAGATGGCCAGTACTGAGTACGGAACTGTAATGTAAAGTTGCCCGATGAGGACGCCGAGGAAGTTATTCATCAACTGCAACGGCTCGGACCGGACACCGGTACTCATCAGCAGTTCATTGATTGCGCCGCCCGGTGAAAGGAGCAAGACCCCGGCGTACAGTTTCACCACCAGCGTCGTCAGAAGCGGGAGCACGACTCCGAACAGGAGGAGCAATCTGAGTTTCCGGTCCGCCCTCCAGATCGCGTACGCGTAGAAGACACCGATCGCGACGGACGCTACCGTCGAGATAATGGCGAACTTGAAGGTGAACCACATCAGGCCCTGGATGTACTCGGAGGCGATCACGTCGGCATAGGTCGATACCGTCCACGTCCCCTCCCGATAGGCCCCTTGAGACGTCTGCTCGTAGAGGCTGATCCGCAGAAGATACAGCATCGGGACGACGAAGAAAACCAGTTCGAATACCGTCACTGGCAGGAGGAGAAGTTTCGACCTGTTCGAACCGTCCTTGATGTACTCTCCGACCCGCCGAAAGAGGTTCGAAGATGTCTCCACGCTCATGACTGTACCGTGATTTTGTCCCCCTGCTGATCGAAACAGAGGAGGTCGGTCGCCTGCCATCGGAGTTCTACCGTACTCCCTTCGTCGATGGACGAGTCACCGACCGACTTCTCGACGAACAGGGACGTTCCCTCCACATCGACGTAGTATCGAACCGTCGAACCTCGATACAACAGGTTCTCTACAGTGCCGGTAACGGTGAAATCGCGTGACCCGTCCGCTCTGACGGAGGTCCGTTCCTCTGCGACTGGTTCGAGCGAGAGTATTTCCGGCCGAATGGAGACGTGGAGTACGTCGTCTTCGGTTACGCTCCGGTTCCGAAGCGGGATCCGAAGCGGGTCACCGATGCCCATGTCTACGACCGCGCCGTCGGAAACCTCCTGTACGACGGTTCCCTCGACGAAATTGGTTTCACCCAGGAACTCCTCGACGAACTTGTTGGTGGGATCGTTGTACACCTCCCGCGGCGGACCGACCTGGACGAGCCGACCATCGTTCATGATGCCGATCTTGTCTCCGATCGTGAACGCCTCGTCTTGATCGTGCGTCACGTGAATCGTCGTCCGCTGAAACTGGCTGTGAAGCTCCTTGATTTCGATCTGCATCTGCTCTTTGAGTCGCTTATCCAGGTTCGAAAGCGGCTCGTCGAGCAGGAGGACGGGCGATTCCGTCGCAAGCGAACGGGCGAGCGCCACGCGTTGTTGCTGTCCGCCACTTAGATCGGGTGGACTCGCGTCTTCGAACCTGTCCATTTCCATCACCTCGAGCATTTCGCGGGCTTTCTCTCGTCGCTTCTCCTTTCCCATCCCCTGCATTTTCAGCCCGAAGGCGACGTTTTCGAGCACCGACTTGTGGGGGAACAGTGCCCACTCCTGGAACACCATCGAACTGTTCTGTTTGTACGGTGGTTGATCCGTAACGTCCGTATCGTTGATATATACCTCGCCATCGGTCGGCGTTTCCAGTCCGGCGAGCATGCGGAGCGTCGTCGATTTTCCGCACCCACTCGGGCCGAGGAGACAGAGCAACTCACCGGCTTCGACCGAGAGCGATACGTCTTCGACTGCGACGAGATCGCCGAAGTGTTTTGTGAGATTCTCCGTGTGTAATCCAGGCATCGTAGTCTACTTAGTTCCCTGTTTGATCGGTCTTCAGCGTTTTCATCCGTTCCGAGAAGTCGGAGTTGTAGTCGCTCAGATAGCCCCAGTCCGGAAGCTGAAGTCCTTTCAGTTCCTCGTTCGTCGTCGGAATCGTTTCGGCGACGAATTCCGGGTATTCCGCGTTCTTGTTGGACTTAATTTCCCAGCTGGTTTCGGACCACTTGGTCTGGATATCGGCACGCAACAGGAAGTTGAGGAACTCCTCGGCCTGTTCTTTCTTGTCCGAACCGCGGACGAGACAGTAGTCGTCGAAGTATCCCCCGGTCACGTCCGGAACGACCACGTTCAGATTGAGGCTGTCGTTGGTCCGAGCCTGGTACGCTGCCGTCGCCCAGTAGTACTGGGCCGTATTTATGATGTCGTTTCGGAAGAGTTCCCAGATTTGTGCGCCCGACGTGAACCACTTGGTGACGTTCATCTCACCGATCGCGTTGAAGGGCGCATCGTGATACTGTTCGTCGTATAGCTCGCCGGTTCCCTCCACGTCATCGGCGACGATCGCACCCGTCTGTAACGGATAGATGTAGAACCCATCACTCAAACTGATCTTCAAATTACGGTTACTCTCCGCGAAGTGGGCGAACTTCGTCGGTGGCGACTCGAGGTCGTCGCTGTACGCGATGGCGTTTGGGTTCCCTTCCACTGGAACGCCGTATTTGTGGCCATCGGAGCGGATCTCCTTCAGCACTGGGAATACGTCGTCGTAATTGGGGATGTTGTCGTGGTCGACTTCGGCGAAGAGTCCGGACTGCGTCCCCTGGAAATAGAAGTAATCGTCGGCGACGGCGAGGTCGTACGGTGGATTGTCTTCGGGTGCGGACTGAATTTTGGAAAGGATTTCGCTGTACCCGGGGATGCACTGTATCTTGTTGCCCGTTTCCTCCTCGTACGGCTTCTTGATCTTGTTCCGGAACCGATCCGTATACGGTCCGCTCCAGGTCGCGACGCGAAGCGGTCCGCTGGAGTCTGACCCCGAACCCATACACCCCGCAACACCAGCACTGACCGCCGTAACGCCCAGCGCTTTGATCATCGATCGTCGACCGAAACGTGTCCGTCCGTTGTTCTGATTCGTATTACCTTTCATGATTGTGTTGTCTCTGTCTCTCTCAGTAGTCTCTTGTTGCTCTCCCTACGCAATGCAGGTGTTGCTGTGCTACGAAATCACATGTACCAAGCTAATTCACAAGTATAAATAGTTATCGACTGGTCGCAGAACCGATCGGTCGAGCACCCGAAAACAGCGTGTGCGATTTTGGAGGAGACGTGCGACGCTTCGATGGAGTGAGCGAAACCGAACCGGATAATTAGCCGGCGAGCAACACCACGGACACGACGGCGAATGCGA encodes the following:
- a CDS encoding TrmB family transcriptional regulator, with translation MDTKTLRRALEDAGLTGQQADAYLALLESGPAPVVEIAQRSSVSSSRIYDIVRSLEEKEFVETLERDRLHARPREPVDVLNRLRQKSEMFADAAGEIEDRWERPDPRESRISVLKRAETVLRSAADAIAESNVSVALAVTPAQLEELRPTIETAAGNGVLIQIAVYDDGTADIPEIEGVLEIRSCPLPGPFLGIVDRRYAFFEPNVRSDRAYGIMIGDEILSFIMHWYFWTCLWVRNERVQFDRAQPPTYVSIEGFVHDAASLLHDDVTMTLQVLGRRIETGDRVDIRGNLVRATCGGHREIPQHPSYADLAGQVTLFLETEDGIVSVGAWGASFEDIEAETIRVDGIDFPEL
- a CDS encoding ABC transporter permease, whose protein sequence is MFERERLETAAFRVGYISLVVMLLLPLVIIISTSITESSYLSFPPKEISLQWYQNFLDSDQWIAAMKNSLITSTGTMVLSTTLGVLAALGVEGSRGKLSTYLVPLVLLPLLIPAVVTAVTLLTFYSELGIQQSYIGIILAHSLWATPLVFFIMQSVFARFDWSLRDAGLDLGASPIRAFWEVVLPGVRNGIFASMLIAFIISLQEFIMALFLSGFSTRTVPVLAYISLREILDPLVSVVSTVMIGAAVIIVIGASLAIGLNQLSQNL
- a CDS encoding ABC transporter permease, which codes for MSVETSSNLFRRVGEYIKDGSNRSKLLLLPVTVFELVFFVVPMLYLLRISLYEQTSQGAYREGTWTVSTYADVIASEYIQGLMWFTFKFAIISTVASVAIGVFYAYAIWRADRKLRLLLLFGVVLPLLTTLVVKLYAGVLLLSPGGAINELLMSTGVRSEPLQLMNNFLGVLIGQLYITVPYSVLAIYSVLSTMEWEIVEAARDLGANRVRSFYEVVLPEIVPGIAVASVISFAWGVGAYSAPSILGTARQTTFALEVESLMLSEFNWPAAAALSLIMLLVVLVSIVGLFAFLDSRGGETDYV
- a CDS encoding ABC transporter ATP-binding protein; translated protein: MPGLHTENLTKHFGDLVAVEDVSLSVEAGELLCLLGPSGCGKSTTLRMLAGLETPTDGEVYINDTDVTDQPPYKQNSSMVFQEWALFPHKSVLENVAFGLKMQGMGKEKRREKAREMLEVMEMDRFEDASPPDLSGGQQQRVALARSLATESPVLLLDEPLSNLDKRLKEQMQIEIKELHSQFQRTTIHVTHDQDEAFTIGDKIGIMNDGRLVQVGPPREVYNDPTNKFVEEFLGETNFVEGTVVQEVSDGAVVDMGIGDPLRIPLRNRSVTEDDVLHVSIRPEILSLEPVAEERTSVRADGSRDFTVTGTVENLLYRGSTVRYYVDVEGTSLFVEKSVGDSSIDEGSTVELRWQATDLLCFDQQGDKITVQS
- a CDS encoding extracellular solute-binding protein, translating into MGSGSDSSGPLRVATWSGPYTDRFRNKIKKPYEEETGNKIQCIPGYSEILSKIQSAPEDNPPYDLAVADDYFYFQGTQSGLFAEVDHDNIPNYDDVFPVLKEIRSDGHKYGVPVEGNPNAIAYSDDLESPPTKFAHFAESNRNLKISLSDGFYIYPLQTGAIVADDVEGTGELYDEQYHDAPFNAIGEMNVTKWFTSGAQIWELFRNDIINTAQYYWATAAYQARTNDSLNLNVVVPDVTGGYFDDYCLVRGSDKKEQAEEFLNFLLRADIQTKWSETSWEIKSNKNAEYPEFVAETIPTTNEELKGLQLPDWGYLSDYNSDFSERMKTLKTDQTGN